GCACGCCGCCAGATCTACATCGTGGGCAGATCCAAGAGCCGCAAGCTCAGGGAGATCCCCATCCCACTCTGGCTCATGGAGCACCTCCTGGCCCTCTGGCAGGCCAGGAAGAAGCCCAAGACCGGCATGATCATCCCGGAGAGGCGGGATGAGAACGGGGTGGAGCACCCCCATGACGCCGGGTTCACCCGCAAGCCATGCTCCCGCTGCGCCGGCCTGCTCAAGGTCCATGGCCTGAGTCCCCACCGCCTCCGGGCTGTGTTCGCCACCACCCACTACGAGATCGGCACCCCGCCGGGCCAGATCCAGCAGATGCTCGGACACAAGAGCCTCGTCACCACCATGCGCTACATCGTCCAGCGGCCCAAGGACCAGATCCTCGCCCAGGCCAAGGCGGCTGAGGCTATGGGGTTCACGGACCAGATCGAGGGACAGCAGTCCCCCACAAGTCCCCAAAAATCAGACAAACACAAAACAAATAAAAGCAAAACAACAGTTAAACGATAGGACATTACGCCTTGTAAGCGGAAGGTCCTCGGTTCGATCCCGGGAAGCGGCTCCAATCGCCCCGCCACTTGGCGGGGCGAAATCGTTCAAGGTGGTGCAGGCGGCCTCAGATCCTGCGGGTGCTGTGCAGTTGAGTGGAGATGGCGTTGGCAGTGTCCTTCAGCGCGGCGATGCTGTCGGGATTCCAGGCCTTCTCCTTCATCCGGTAAGCGGGGACCACGACCAGGATGGCCGCCACAGGCTCGTTCCTGTGGTCGAAGACGGGCGCACCGATGGCATTGACCTCCTCGAGATACTCGCCGAAATCATAGGCGACCCCGGTCTCCCGGATCCCCTCGTAGACCTTCCGGAGCCGATCGGGATCCGTGACAGTGTTGGGGGTGTAGGCCATGAGTTCCTGGCCGAGCCAGTAGTCGACCACATCCGGCTGGCTGAATGCCAGCATGGCCTTGGCCCCGGCATGGGCATGGGGCATCACCTTGTCACCGATCTCGATCTTGAGACCGATGGGCTCAGGGGTGTCGGCCACATAGGAGAGGTAGAAGTTGTTCCCGGAGACGACCTCCAGATGGATCCGCTCACCGACCTTGGTCCTGAGGGCGTTGGCAAGGGAGGCAGCGACAGCCGTGACGGTGCCGTCCAGGGTCCGGTAGACGGCGCGGGCCATCTCGACCATGGCCGGACCGAAGCGGTAGGCCCGGGTCTTGGGATCCTGCTCCAGGAAGCCATTCTTGTTGAGGTTGGTGAGCACCCGCCCCATGGTCGCCTGGTTGGTGTCCAGGCGGTTGGCCAGCTCGAGGGCGCTGAGGGAGACATCGCCCTGGGCGAAGCACTTGAAGACCATGGTGGCGAAGGTGACCATGTTGCCATGGTCCCAGGAGTCCGTCAGGGCCGCAGGCTGGTGCTTCTTCTTGTAGGCCGTCAGGATCCTCCTGACCGTTTCGGGATCCACCGACACCTGCCAATCCCCATCTGGGTTCAGGCACTTGCCCAACTTCTCCAGCATCACGTACTTGACGCCCTTCACCGTCTTCTTGTTGTCCGCGAGGATCGTGGACATGATGTTGTCCACACTGATGTACTCGGGGATGGTCAGGTCGAGGCCCAGCTTCTTGCCGAAATAGTAGTAGTGCTTGTCCACCTCCTCCCGGGACAGGTAGCCCAGCTCGTGGGACAGCTCTGCAGCGATGCACATCCCCTTGGCCACGGCGATGCCGTGGGGGATCTGCCCGTCGGAGAAGAACTCCATGGCATGTCCGAAGGTGTGCCCGTATTCCAGGGCCATGCCGAAGCCCTTCTCACTCGGGTCCGCCGCCAGGATCTTCAGCTTGGACTGGATGACCCGGTAGGCTAGCTCGGTGATCGAGGGAAGATCCAGGTTCTCCAGATCCTTGTCCAGGCAGGTCTCGTAGAAGTCCAGCAGCTCGACCTCATTGATCAGGGCATTCTTGATGCCCTCGGCAATGGCGGACTTCCGCCCCACCAGGCTTTCGGTCCGCAGGTACTTGGTATCGCCGAAGATGAAGATCGGGGCATAGTACATCCCGTACTGGTTCTTGCCCTGCTTGCCATTGACCGCCTGCTTGTTGCTCAGGGTGCTGTCCGTGATCCCCATGAAGGTCGTTGGCATCTCCACATAACGGATGCCACGGTAGATCATGCCGGAGGCCAGTCCCACGATGTTGGTCAGGCAGCCCCCCCCGAAGCCGATGACGATGGACCCCTTGGTGATGCCCCGGGCCACCAGTTCCTCGCAGAGGTACTCCAGGTTGCTG
The sequence above is drawn from the uncultured Holophaga sp. genome and encodes:
- a CDS encoding IclR family transcriptional regulator C-terminal domain-containing protein; this encodes MDTFDSGKMVNFKTYLKPDPTYYFGCDIMGELPTLLKSFVFDRVFFVTNPLLLDLYGKEILDLFEANGIVHEALTIKDSENDKTFSNLEYLCEELVARGITKGSIVIGFGGGCLTNIVGLASGMIYRGIRYVEMPTTFMGITDSTLSNKQAVNGKQGKNQYGMYYAPIFIFGDTKYLRTESLVGRKSAIAEGIKNALINEVELLDFYETCLDKDLENLDLPSITELAYRVIQSKLKILAADPSEKGFGMALEYGHTFGHAMEFFSDGQIPHGIAVAKGMCIAAELSHELGYLSREEVDKHYYYFGKKLGLDLTIPEYISVDNIMSTILADNKKTVKGVKYVMLEKLGKCLNPDGDWQVSVDPETVRRILTAYKKKHQPAALTDSWDHGNMVTFATMVFKCFAQGDVSLSALELANRLDTNQATMGRVLTNLNKNGFLEQDPKTRAYRFGPAMVEMARAVYRTLDGTVTAVAASLANALRTKVGERIHLEVVSGNNFYLSYVADTPEPIGLKIEIGDKVMPHAHAGAKAMLAFSQPDVVDYWLGQELMAYTPNTVTDPDRLRKVYEGIRETGVAYDFGEYLEEVNAIGAPVFDHRNEPVAAILVVVPAYRMKEKAWNPDSIAALKDTANAISTQLHSTRRI